One window from the genome of Salvia miltiorrhiza cultivar Shanhuang (shh) chromosome 7, IMPLAD_Smil_shh, whole genome shotgun sequence encodes:
- the LOC130994031 gene encoding uncharacterized protein LOC130994031, which yields MGIIGGEMGFGSGQWRKTVERAGVWSWRRMEKSEMGFGKREAPLNHHAFTQANPTSCPAASAASSSMSPSNSTKPYRPESTQQRQSSEPRTPIQETPDPPTDIKTAGIHEKEAVFEKDAEEPMNDGDEEGECGFCLFMKGGGCKETFVEWEKCIEEAEKKEDDVVQMCFQATTFLKKCMEAHSDYYAPILQAEKSLEEEAVKQLEEEKEKLSGEGVGVAVGGRQESEKKEALGGNDSKKQS from the exons ATGGGAATTATCGGTGGTGAGATGGGATTTGGCTCCGGACAGTGGCGCAAGACGGTGGAGAGGGCTGGAGTCTGGAGTTGGCGCCGGATGGAGAAATCAGAGATGGGATTTGGGAAGAGGGAGGCGCCGCTCAAT CACCACGCCTTCACACAAGCGAACCCCACCTCCTGTCCGGCCGCCAGCGCCGccagttcttccatgtctcccTCAAACTCCACTAAACCCTACCGACCCGAATCGACTCAGCAACGGCAGAGCTCGGAACCAAGAACCCCAATCCAGGAAACCCCCGATCCACCAACAGACATAAAGACTGCCGGAATTCATGAAAAGGAGGCCGTTTTCGAGAAAGACGCGGAAGAACCGATGAACGACGGCGATGAAGAGGGTGAATGTGGGTTTTGCTTATTTATGAAAGGGGGTGGATGTAAAGAGACATTTGTGGAGTGGGAGAAGTGTATCGAGGAAGCAGAGAAGAAGGAAGATGATGTAGTGCAAATGTGTTTTCAGGCGACTACATTTTTAAAGAAGTGCATGGAGGCGCATTCCGATTACTATGCTCCGATTTTGCAGGCGGAGAAGTCTCTCGAGGAGGAGGCGGTCAAGCAGTTGGAGGAGGAGAAGGAAAAGTTGAGTGGTGAAGGAGTCGGCGTCGCCGTCGGCGGCCGCCAAGAATCGGAGAAGAAGGAAGCTTTGGGTGGTAATGATTCAAAGAAGCAATCTTGA